In Desulfosporosinus youngiae DSM 17734, the genomic stretch AAAATAGTCGTTTCCCATTATTGGCAGATTGACATTATAAACTTGATAGTTCTATAATTAAGTTTGGCATGGGCAAGTCCCATTCATAATAAAAGGGAGGAAAGCAGATGAGACGGGGAAACATCATCAAATTGGTAGCGCTCGTGCTACTTGTAGCGGTAGCTGTCGGGCTATCGATTAAACCCCTTGTGGATCCCGAAAAAGGAATCCCGTTGGGACTTGATCTTCGCGGCGGAGTGCATTTGGTGCTTCAGGCAGAGCAGGCTGAAAACGGCCCTGCAATTACAAAAGATGATATCGACAAGGCAAAAGCGATTATAGAGAACCGGGTCAATGATCTTGGGGTATCTGAACCAATAGTTCAAGCTGACTATAATAATAAACGGATTATTGTCGACTTAGCCGGGGTTACTGATCCGGATAAAGCGGTAGATATTCTTAAAACAACGGCTAAATTAACCTTTAGAGATCCGCAGGGAAATGTGGTTCTCGAAGGGGACGACCTGAAAGATGCCAAGGGAGGGCAGGATCAGGGGCAAGGGTATGTTGTAAGTCTGACCTTTTCCTCGGAAGGTGCTAAAAAGTTTGGTGAAATAACCACCCAATTAATTGGACAAAGATTAGGGGTTTATCTTGATCAGGAACTTTTGACCAATCCAACGGTTAACACGCCCATTCTTAACGGTCAAGCTGTCATTACAGGGTATGCCACCTTGGAAGATGCGGCAGCGGATGCAGTTCTCATGCGTTCGGGTTCCTTGCCTGTGAGTCTGAGTATTGCTGAAAAGCGTCAAGTCGGAGCATCCTTAGGAGTTGACTCCTTAAATAAAAGTATTCAGGCTGGAATCTACGGATTAATTTTCATCTTCTTGTTTATGTTGATTTACTATCGGTTGCCTGGGTTTGTAGCCGATTTCTCCTTGATCGTCTACGCACTTATTGTCCTTTGGGCTTTTTGGGGGTTCAGAGTCGTACTGACGCTTCCCGGTATCGCCGGTTTCATTCTTTCGATTGGAATGGCAGTAGACTTTAATATCATTATCTATGAACGGGTAAAAGAAGAAATTCGTGCCGGAAAATCGATTCGGGCCGGTGTAGAGTCCGGATTCAGCCGGGCCTTTATAACGGTCATCGACGCTCACGTGACGACATTAATCGCGGCCCTGACTCTTTACGTTCTGGGCAGCGGTTCCGTCAAAGGGTTTGCCTTAACTTTGGGTATCGGAATTCTTGTCAGCTTGTTTACGGCGATTACCTTTACCAGACAAGTCTTGCGCTGGGTTGTAGGAATCAGCCCCAAAATGAATACAGCATGGTTTGGCGTCAGGAGGGATGTATAATGACTAAAACTGGACATTCAGCGACTTACGAAGAGGTTCAGAAACTACATCCTCTTTACTTCCATATTGTCAAGAAACGTTATTGGTGGTTTGCTATCTCACTTCTTATTATTATACCGGGCATCATTTCCTTCATAATGCAGGGGCTGAATTTGGGAATTGATTATAAAGGCGGAACCATGCTTGACATAACCTTCAATCAGACAGTAACCCAGGCATCTATCTCGGATACGATGAAGTCGGTTGGACTGGAAGGGCATGTCCAATTATCGGATAGTGACACAACTGCCTTGATTCGAACTGAGGCTCTTGAAGAAGATAAGCGCAATGAATTACTGACCGCCTTAGGGACTCAAGTTGGAGAATTTAATAAAGAGTCTATTAAAGAAGATAAAGTCGGCCCGGCCATGGGAGAAGAACTTACCCGTAATGCAATTTATGCATTGATTATCGCCATGGGCATGATGATCGTCTATATTACCTTTAGGTTTCAGTTCATCTTCGCTATCTCCGCGATTCTGGCGTTATTACACGATGTTTTGATAGTTGTCGGAGTTTTTTCGTTGTTTCGCTGGGAAATTGATGCCACCTTTGTAGCCGCTATTTTAACGATTGTCGGTTACTCCATCAACGATACCGTGATTATCTTCGACCGGATTCGAGAGAACGAACCAAAGATGAAGCGGGGAGACAGTTACGAGGATATGGTGGATAAATCGATTTGGCAGACCATGCGTCGCTCGATTAATACGGTTGCAACTGTATTAATCGCGCTGTTCGCATTGTATATCTTAGGTGGAGAATCCACAAAGATGTTCACCTTGGCAATGTTGATTGGGGTATTTTGTGGAGCTTACTCTTCAATTTGTATAGCCAGCCAAATACTCGTAGAAATCAGGACGCACTTTAAGAAAACGCGTAAAGGCGGTAAAGCTGTTCGCGCTTAAGCATAATGATGGCTCAGCATGAGAAGGGATCCCGAGAATCATACTTGATTCTTGAGATCCCTTTGTTGTCGGGGTGTCAAGGGACGGGGTTACTGACGTGCACGTGTGTCAACAACTCCATTCCCTTGACGCCCCCTTGACACCCTGATAAAATTATTCCGAATATGCTAAAAACATTTTATTCAAAGCATAAAGGAGCTAGAGATGCTGAAAAAAATCATTGTAACCCTATGTTTGATTTTTTTGATCCCAGTACTAGTGCTTGGAATTAATGGTTGCGGTAAAGAAAAGGTATCAAGCCAGACTTTTCAAGCTGAAATTGAAACTCAAACTGAAACTGAAACTCAAGCGGAAGCAATTGTGCCAAGTGTGACATTAAATGAATCAACCAACCCTGAAAGTTCACCAATCCTTCAAAAGCCTGTAGAAGTGCCTGTTTTATATTATCATTCTGTGATGTTAGAGGAAGGCAATGAAGTAAGAATGCCTCCCGATCAGTTTGAGGCTCAAATGGCTTATATGCGGGAGCAAGGGTATGAGAGTGTTACTTTAGATCAGTTATACCAGGCCTTTTATAAAGGCGGTGCCCTTCCGGCTAAACCGTTTGTCATTACCTTTGATGACGGTTATGAAGATAATTACACGACTGCCTTTCCTATTCTGAAAAAACATGGTTTCACAGCCGCAGTTTTCATGGTCTCAAGTTATATTAACGGAGAGGGATTCTTGTCTTGGTCCCAACTTAAAGAATTAACAGCAAATGGATGGGAGATAGAAGGGCATACAGCTAATCATCCGTATTTGTCTAAAATGGATAAAGCGGCTGTGTTAAATGAACTTAAAAGTTCTAAGGAACTCATAGAAAAGGAACTTGGTCAAACCGTGAATTATATTGCCTATCCCTACGGTGATTACAATGCCAATATTGTACAGGCTGTGAAAGATACAGGGTATTTAATGGCTTTTACTACAGAACGAGGGTGGTCAAACCTTAACCTCGATGAATGGCACTTACAGCGGGTTTATTGCTTTGCCAATATGGGGCTGAAGGAATTTTCCCGGCGACTGCAAAATCCAAAATACTAGACATCAGATACTAATCCCCAATCCTTGTAAACAAGGCCGCTCTCTAAATTACTGGAGAGCGGCCTTTCTAATTGGTGAACAGATAAAGTTATTGTAAAATATTAACATTTATGCATTTGATTACATAGTCTACTGTGAGCGAAAAAATAGAAAATACTGGAATGAGGAGGTTGTTAAATATGGGATTTGGTGTAGGTGCAGTTGAGGGTGTTGACGGTGGATGCGGACCTAATTATTTACCTGGAATTGCTATAGTCACGGTTATCATTCTTCTGTTAATCGCTATGGGTATAGTTTTCTAATAAATCAAGGTTTAATCTTAAAAACTAAAATTAAGGGGGTTATAACATGTTCGGATTTGGAGCAGGTGGGGCCGGCTTTTCAGCAGCTTGTTTTCCGCCAGCCGCCCCGGGGGGCACTGGTATTGGTGTAGGAATCATTGCTATCGCAATTCTGATTTTAATTGCTTTAGGCGTTATATTCTAATCGATTAAGTCTGAGTATATTAAAGGAGGTCATGAGTATGTTCAGATCAGGCGGGACTGGGTTAGGTGCAGGAATTGCAATCGTTGTAGTCATTATTCTTTTGCTTATCGCTATGGGAATTGTATTTTAAGGTTCGAGTCATGGCGGCGATTGGTGTCAGTTAAGATTTCATTTGGAGGTGATTTCATGTACGGATGTGGTGCTGGTGGATTTGCTGGTGCGGGAATTATAGCTATTGCTATTTTGATTCTGATTGCTTTAGGAGTCATTTTCTAAGCTTTCACCAAATAGGATTTGCCAGGGGGACCCCTGCCAAAAAGGGGGTCCCCTTTTTAGTGTGTTTCACAGTCGCCCAATCCTGGTGGTTGTTAATACAGGGACTACTCTGAAAAATTAAAGACCCGAAAGACATGCAGAAAAATCCCCAGACCCGCAAACAGGGCAGCTTCGTCCACAGAAGCGAACCCATTGCATGGAGAGGCGGTAAAAGCCCACAAGACGGTGCGGGGAGACGGAGCCACGGGTTCACATCAGGTATTACCCGGAGGTTTGGCGAAGTCCCGCACCGGCGAGTGGGGCAAGCCTCGGAATGCTGAGGTGAGCGGATGTGGGCGAAGCTGCCCGACCCAAGCGGCCCCTTTTCATCTTCTGCTGGTGCCACCTTAGTTGCATAGGCGGCTATTCTAAAATAGAAAAAGACGCCGGCATTAAATCCAGCGTCATCGAAATGTCCTTATTAATAAGAAATCATGCCTACCACCACCAACGTCGGCGAAAACCCCACCAAGGACCGAATCCAAACCAGCCAGGGAAACCCCAAAACCAACGTCCCCACCACATAGAGAAAACCTCCTTTAGATTCTTGTTTCAGTCACTTCGATTAGCATAGCATCAGTTTCGAATTTATCTGACAGCTTTGCTTAACTGCTACACTACAGAATATGAATTGTGTTGGTAGTCCTGTTCCAATTAATCCATTAATTTACTATACGATAGATGTACAGGAATCCTGAATCCTCCGAAAGATTAGATTGGTTATTACTGGGATATACTAATACGAACATAGTGGTAGGGGGAGAGAGGTTTCTTGGGATTCATTCAACTGGTACTACTAGAAGGAGTACTTCTTCTTTCCGCAGGAATGATTTTCTTTGGAGGGATTCGGGGAACTGTTGCGGCGATGGCCGCTTTAAGTGGGATCAACTATCTTACTCATGACCTGGCACAGTTTTGGCGCTGGGAAATCCCTTTGCTTGTCGGAGGGAGCGCAGGAATTATTTTGCTGCTTATTGTCGGGAGGATTGGCAATAAAAGCAAAGCAGTGGGTGGATTAGTAGGAGGATTAACTAGTTTAGTTTTCTTTGGTGCCTTTGTTACCCCAATTATCGCGGTTGCCCTTTGGGCCTTAGTTTTTGGTACAGGTATAATTCCTAAAAGCGAGAAAAAACAGGTGATCTGGGGTTTTGCCCCTGCAATTTTGCGCATGGTTTTGGGAATAGGGTGGATTATTTACGGAAATTTTTTAACAATTTAATCCCCAAAAACATAGTATAAATAGAAGAATATCCAAACAAGATCCCAACAAAAATCTTGATATTATATTGATAATTTGATATCTTATACATTAACTTATATTGTCAGGCAAATAGCTGGGCTTCGAGCTTTGAAGCAGCGGAGGAATCTGCGGGACTACCTTTTTATAAGGGGTCCTATTTTTATGTACCAGGTTAGTTACCGATGGAAATGGGTAGTAGGAGAGTGGAGTCGTGGATGAGAAAACAAAGGTGGCCTCATTATCTGTCGCTTCGAATATTTTATTAACCTTGACTAAAATCGTAGTTGGGCTAATCAGTGGTTCAGTGAGTATCTTATCTGAAGGAATACACTCCGGAATCGATCTGGTGGCAGCCTTTATTGCACTCTTTGCAGTGAAAGAGTCGGGCAAACCTGCAGATTCATGTCATGCTTATGGACACGGAAAAATCGAAAATGTATCCGGTACAATAGAAGCGGCTCTGATATTTGTTGCAGCGCTTATGATTATCATTGAGGCAATTCAGAAGGTTCAAGAAATTATCTATGGTAATGGAGGGCATGTCACAGATCTGGGCCTGAGACTCGGCCTGCTTATTATGGGTGTTTCAGCTCTGATGAACATGATTGTATCCGCAAGGCTTATGAAGGTTGCTAAGAAAACTGATTCTGTAGCCCTTGAAGCGGATGCCTTGCATTTACGGACCGATGTGTATACTTCTTTAGGCGTTTTTTTGGGTTTACTGATCATTAAGCTGACAGGGTGGGCCATAATCGACCCCATCATTGCCTTCGCTGTTGCGTTAATGATTATAAAGGCTGCCATAGATTTGACAAAGAAGGCTTTTGCACCTCTCGTTGATGTCAGCTTGCCTGATGAAGAACGTAAGATTATTGCTGAAGTCCTTCAGCTTTATGAGGATGAATTTGTTGAATTCCATAAACTTAGAACCCGAAAGGCTGGAGCAGAAAGGCACGTCGATTTGCATTTAGTTGTGGCAAAGTTCACGCCGCTTATTGATGCTCATGAACTATGTGACAGGATTGAATACGAAATTAATGTGAAATTGTCGCTGACCCATGTATTAATTCATGCAGAACCCTGCAGCGGCAGAGACGTACCATGTCCTGTTGAGGACGGGCTGGCATCCTTTTGTCAGCGTTGCCGAAAGACGACCGGGGAGACGGACCAGAAGTCAGCTATCGGAAACAAACCGGAAGTCAGTGGTCAGGGGCCGGAGATCAGAGATTGATAAAGTATCGGTAAAGTTGCCGCAATTTTAGCTCTGTTTTATAATAAAAGTCTGGAGGAGGATATTTGTGAAACGCATATGGTCGGTACAGCATTCTTCCGGACGAATGTCAGAGACACTAGGCCGTTTATTAGGAATTTCTCCGGTAGTCTCAGAAATATTAGTTCAAAGAGGTTTGCACCAGCCGGAAAAGGCTATTGAATTTTTGCGCCCAACTCTCTTGAACCTGATCTCACCATTTTGTTTTTGTGATATGTTAAAAACCGTTGAGCGATTGTCCTTAGCTTTAGAACGTAAGGAAAAGGTCCTTATCTATGGCGATTATGATGTAGATGGGGTGACAAGCACTACTTTATTATATAAAGTTCTTATTGATCTGGGATTAAAGGCTGTAGCCTATATTCCCCACCGCCAGGATGAAGGATATGGTCTCCACGCGGAGGCTATTGAACGTGCTGCGAAGATGGGTGTGCGTGTTCTGATTACCGTGGACTGTGGGGTCACTGCAGTGTCTGAGGTGGAATTGGCTAAAACACTGAATATTGATGTCATTATTACGGATCACCATGAACCACATGAAGCTTTGCCGGAGGCTTTTGCTATTATCAATCCTAAACTTGAAAATTCGGGTTATCCATTCCGTGATTTGGCCGGAGTAGGGGTAG encodes the following:
- a CDS encoding polysaccharide deacetylase family protein, with the translated sequence MLKKIIVTLCLIFLIPVLVLGINGCGKEKVSSQTFQAEIETQTETETQAEAIVPSVTLNESTNPESSPILQKPVEVPVLYYHSVMLEEGNEVRMPPDQFEAQMAYMREQGYESVTLDQLYQAFYKGGALPAKPFVITFDDGYEDNYTTAFPILKKHGFTAAVFMVSSYINGEGFLSWSQLKELTANGWEIEGHTANHPYLSKMDKAAVLNELKSSKELIEKELGQTVNYIAYPYGDYNANIVQAVKDTGYLMAFTTERGWSNLNLDEWHLQRVYCFANMGLKEFSRRLQNPKY
- the secF gene encoding protein translocase subunit SecF yields the protein MTKTGHSATYEEVQKLHPLYFHIVKKRYWWFAISLLIIIPGIISFIMQGLNLGIDYKGGTMLDITFNQTVTQASISDTMKSVGLEGHVQLSDSDTTALIRTEALEEDKRNELLTALGTQVGEFNKESIKEDKVGPAMGEELTRNAIYALIIAMGMMIVYITFRFQFIFAISAILALLHDVLIVVGVFSLFRWEIDATFVAAILTIVGYSINDTVIIFDRIRENEPKMKRGDSYEDMVDKSIWQTMRRSINTVATVLIALFALYILGGESTKMFTLAMLIGVFCGAYSSICIASQILVEIRTHFKKTRKGGKAVRA
- a CDS encoding cation diffusion facilitator family transporter, whose protein sequence is MDEKTKVASLSVASNILLTLTKIVVGLISGSVSILSEGIHSGIDLVAAFIALFAVKESGKPADSCHAYGHGKIENVSGTIEAALIFVAALMIIIEAIQKVQEIIYGNGGHVTDLGLRLGLLIMGVSALMNMIVSARLMKVAKKTDSVALEADALHLRTDVYTSLGVFLGLLIIKLTGWAIIDPIIAFAVALMIIKAAIDLTKKAFAPLVDVSLPDEERKIIAEVLQLYEDEFVEFHKLRTRKAGAERHVDLHLVVAKFTPLIDAHELCDRIEYEINVKLSLTHVLIHAEPCSGRDVPCPVEDGLASFCQRCRKTTGETDQKSAIGNKPEVSGQGPEIRD
- the secD gene encoding protein translocase subunit SecD; the protein is MRRGNIIKLVALVLLVAVAVGLSIKPLVDPEKGIPLGLDLRGGVHLVLQAEQAENGPAITKDDIDKAKAIIENRVNDLGVSEPIVQADYNNKRIIVDLAGVTDPDKAVDILKTTAKLTFRDPQGNVVLEGDDLKDAKGGQDQGQGYVVSLTFSSEGAKKFGEITTQLIGQRLGVYLDQELLTNPTVNTPILNGQAVITGYATLEDAAADAVLMRSGSLPVSLSIAEKRQVGASLGVDSLNKSIQAGIYGLIFIFLFMLIYYRLPGFVADFSLIVYALIVLWAFWGFRVVLTLPGIAGFILSIGMAVDFNIIIYERVKEEIRAGKSIRAGVESGFSRAFITVIDAHVTTLIAALTLYVLGSGSVKGFALTLGIGILVSLFTAITFTRQVLRWVVGISPKMNTAWFGVRRDV